The Veillonellales bacterium genome contains the following window.
TCAATTCCAGCCAGCAATGACCATATTGGCCGCGGCCGCCGGACTGACGAATAAATTTACCTTCCGCTTTGACCGTCTTGCGAATGGTTTCGCGATAAGCAACCTGTGGTTTGCCGACGTTGCATTCCACTTTAAATTCCCGCAGCATCCGGTCAACGATAATCTCCAGATGAAGCTCGCCCATACCTTCAATAATGGTTTGTCCGGTTTCCTGGTCGGTATGCATTTTAAATGTCGGATCTTCTTCCGCCAGCCGGGCCAGAGCGATACCCATTTTTTCCTGGTCAGCCTTGGTCTTTGGTTCGACTGCTACCGAAATAACAGGATCCGGAAATACCATGGATTCCAGTACCACCGGGTCTTTTTCATCACACAGCGTATCGCCGGTGGTTGTATCTTTCAGCCCTACTGCAGCGGCGATATCGCCGGTATACACCACTTCAATCTCTTCCCGGTGGTTGGCATGCATCTGGAGGATACGGCCAATCCGTTCCCGTTTGCCTTTGGTGGAATTGAAAACGTAAGAACCGGAAGACAGCTGTCCGGAATAAACCCGGAAAAATGCCAGCTTACCCACATAAGGGTCCGCCATAATTTTAAAGGCTAGGGCGGAAAAAGGCTGGCTATCATCCGGATGCCGATCCTTTTCTTCCCCTGTATCCGGATTTACGCCCCTGATAGCCGGGATATCGGTAGGAGCCGGCATAAAGTCCACAACTGCATCCAGCAGCGGCTGAACGCCTTTGTTTTTATAAGAGGAGCCGCAAAGCACCGGAGTCATCTTACAGGCAATCGTTGCTTTACGGATGCCTGTTTTGATTTCCTCAACAGTGAGTTCTTCCCCTTCAAGATATTTCATCATCAGCTCGTCATCGCTTTCCGCTACCGCGTCCAGCAAGCTTTGACGATAGGTTTCCACATGCTCTTTCATATCTTCAGGGATTGCGGTTTCTTCGCTGGTTTTACCTAAATCATCGGTATAGACCAGTGCTTTCATTTCAATTAAGTCAACTAAACCGATAAATGTATCCTCAAAACCGATTGGCAGCTGAATCGGTACTGCATTTGCTCCTAAACGGGTTTTCATCATATCCACTACCCGGTAAAAATCAGCACCGATAATATCCATTTTATTCACATACGCCATGCGCGGCACGTCGTATTTATCAGCCTGACGCCAAACCGTTTCAGACTGAGGCTCCACGCCGCCTTTAGCGCAAAATACAGTTACCGAGCCATCAAGCACTCTAAGCGACCGTTCCACTTCAACTGTAAAGTCCACGTGCCCTGGTGTGTCGATGATATTAATACGATGGCCATTCCATTGACAAGTAGTGGCGGCAGAAGTAATTGTGATACCTCTCTCTTGTTCCTGCACCATCCAGTCCATAGTCGCAGCCCCATCATGCACTTCACCAATCTTGTGTACTCTGCCAGTATAGAATAGTATACGTTCCGTTGTAGTGGTCTTGCCGGCGTCAATATGTGCCATGATGCCAATGTTCCGCGTCTTTTCGAGAGGAAACTTTCTGGCCACTATTATCACTCCTTACACTAAATCCCTATTACCAGCGGTAATGTGCGAACGCTTTGTTTGCTTCCGCCATTTTATGGGTGTCTTCTCTTTTCTTCACAGCAGCGCCTGTATTGTTGGCCGCATCTAAAAGCTCAGCCGCCAATCTCTCATGCATCGTCTTTTCGCCCCGCAGTCTGGAGTAGTTTACCAGCCAGCGAATACCCAGCGACAATTTACGATCAGGACGCACTTCAATCGGAACCTGATAGTTAGCACCGCCAACCCGACGGGCGCGAACTTCCAGAACCGGCATTACATTCTTCATTGCTGCTTCAAATACCTCTATCGGATTTTTACCGGTTTTTGCCCGGACAATCTCAAAAGCATCGTATACGATGTTTTCAGCTACACCTTTTTTACCCTGGAGCATAATTTTGTTGATGAACCTAGTTACAATTTTGGAATTGTACACCGGATCTGGCAACACATCACGCTTGGGTACTGGACCCTTTCTTGGCATATTATCCCTCCTTTATCCAAAACTATCAGTTAACTGCTACTTTTTCGCACGCTTGGTACCATATTTGGATCTGCCTTGGTTCCGTTTTTGAACGCCGGCAGTATCTAGCGCACCACGGATGATATGATAACGGACACCAGGTAAATCTTTTACCCTGCCACCTCTGATCAGAACAACAGAATGTTCCTGCAGGTTGTGTCCAATACCGGGGATATAAGCAGTCACCTCAATGCTGTTTGTCAACCGCACCCGGGCCACCTTTCTCAACGCGGAGTTAGGTTTTTTCGGAGTGGTTGTATATACTCTTGTGCAAACGCCACGCTTTTGCGGACATTCCTTCAACGCCGGCGCAGTCGATTTTTTCTCGATAGCTTCTCTGCTTTTGCGTACTAATTGACTAATTGTTGGCATAACTACACCTCCTTCCCAAAATCAATGATTTATTATAAAAAATTTTGCCTTGGCAAATGAGCTTGGGGCAAAATATTTAACCCGCTCAGCTTTCATTTCAGGGCAGCTACCGCCGCCGCACCCACTTCAATCGCGCAAGCCTTGCCTAATTCCGCCATTGTCGGCACCTTTTCCATCCGGGTTCCTTTCCGTTCACATAATTCGATAAGCGGCTGCGTCACCCGACAATCGGCATCATCCGCGACATACACCACAGCGGCCAATTCTTTCTCTACTGCTTTAGTTGTCTGCTTGACGCCAATCACCTTTTTCGTAGTCTTCAATGTCTCGAATGACATACGATCACTCCTTAAAATAGTACACAAATCCACTACGCCCTTGAGGCACTCTAATATAGTATCATTCCCATAAGCTAATGTCAATAAACTTCTCTACGAAAAGTTCAGATTTTCTCTGGTTTTATCGCCTCTTCTTATGCCCACGGAACCGTGAGTGTCATATAGAGTAAAAAAGCTGTGGTTTTTTGCTGCTGACTGTTGGCGCACAGCTCGCAACCAAAAGACGTTTGACATCAAGTTAGTTCAGAACTTAATGTCAAACGTCTTGGAATGAAACTGTAAATGATTATTCCGCCGTCGGTTGTCCGCTGGGCGGATGAGTAATTTTGATATTGCGATAACGGCTCATGCCCGTTCCTGCCGGTACAAGCTTACCGATAATAACATTTTCTTTTAAACCTAACAGCGGATCGACCTTGCCTTTAATAGCGGCTTCCGTCAATACCCTGGTAGTTTCCTGGAAGGAAGCTGCCGACAGGAAGGAATCCGTTGCCAGGGACGCTTTGGTAATCCCCAGCAAAATCGGCCGAGCCACCGCCGGTTCGCCACCTGCTTCCACTGTCTTGGCATTTTCCGTCTCAAAGGTATTCACGTCGATGTACTCGCCTGGCAGAAGCTCGGTATCACCGGGTTCCTCGATCTTGACCTTATGCATCATCTGCCGAACCATCACTTCAATATGTTTATCGTTGATCTCAACGCCCTGGGATTTATAAACTTTTTGCACTTCATATACCAGATAACGCTGAGTATCTTTTAAGCCGCAAACCCGCAGAATATCATGGGGATTAACCGATCCTTCCGTCAGTCGGTCGCCGGGTTCTACCATCTGATCATCTTTTACGATAATCCGCGCGCCATAAGGGATCGGATAAACCCGCTCCTCACCGGATGACGGAAGAATAGTCACCTTGCGGGCGCCCTTCACATCCCTGACTTCCACTTTACCTTCGACTTCCGTAATAATCGACTGACGCTTGGGTTTGCGAGCCTCAAACAGTTCTTCAACCCGGGGCAGACCCTGGGTAATATCGTCGCCGGCCACACCGCCGGTATGGAAGGTACGCATCGTCAGCTGGGTGCCCGGCTCGCCGATAGACTGGGCAGCGATAATTCCCACTGCTTCCCCCACATCCACCTGATGACCGGTCGCCAAATTACGGCCATAGCATTTAATACACACCCCGTACTGGGATTTACAGGTCAATACGGAACGAATCGAAACTTTATCCCGGACAGCGACCACTTTATCCGCTAATTCTTCGGTAATTTCACCGTTCAGCGGTACAATAATCTCACCGGTTTTTGGATCGGTAATATCTTCCGCCGCTACCCGGCCAACAATCCGGTCTTTAAGTTCCTCAATCATGCCATTGCCTTCGGTAATTGCAGAAACCGTAATTCCCTTGATGTTATTGTTGCGGACTTTAACTTCCCGCACATCACTGGCGAGAATTTGTTCTATATGCTCCTCCGTAAGCGGAGTATTGGCTGGTACAATTTCTTCGTCTTTGCTGTTTTTAATGGCAATTGTGGTATTCTTCCCCAGCATTTCCCGAATCATTGATTCTTTCAGGGTACGCCGGACTTTCTCTTCCGGTTCGCCTAAAGTGATGGTTTCGCTGGTTGCAGCAATATTCACATCTTCTTCTGTTGGAGTCGATAAACCCCGCAGTGTTATTTCCGGCACACCGTGTTCGCCAATCAGCCGCAAAGTTTTTTCATCCAAGGTAGCATCCTGAGGCACAATAAGATCAGCCGTCTTGGGATCAAAGACATCCTGAGCCAACACCCGGCCCAGCAAAGTATCCCCCAGAAAATCAATGGCACCAGCACTGGACTGGGCCAGTTTCGCCCGTTCCCGCACCAAATTAATGCCGACTACGTCGCAGTCTTCTTCCCGAACGATGACATCTTGAGCAACGTCGACAAGACGACGGGTTAAATACCCGGAATCAGCCGTGCGCAGCGCGGTATCCGCCAAACCTTTCCGCGCACCGTGAGTGGAAATAAAGTACTCTAACACAGTCAAACCTTCGCGGAAATTAGCCTTAATTGGTAAATCAATAATCCGGCCCGATGGATCTGCCATCAGTCCGCGCATACCGGCCAGCTGGCGAATCTGCTGAATGTTACCGCGGGCACCGGAATTTGCCATCATATAAACCGGGTTAAACCGATCTAAATTATTCATCATGGCCTTGGTTACATCATCGGTAGCCTTGGTCCAAAGTTCAATTACTTTTTTATAGCGCTCATCGTCGGTAATTAAACCGCGACGATATTTTCGATCAATATCATCAACCTGCCGATCGGTTTCCGCCAAAATTTCTTTCTTCTGGGGCGGAATTTTAATATCGGCAATAGCGACCGTCACTCCAGCCCGGCAAGCAAAGGAATAGCCTAATTTTTTCACACTGTCGAGGACATTGGCTGTTTTGGAACTGCCAAACTTAGCATAGGAATTGGCAACCAGTTTTCCCAGCTGCTTCTTATCCATCAGTATGCCAAGATGCAGACCGTCTTCTTTCTGATAGTAATAGCGGACTTCCTCCGGCAGCTGCTCATTGAAGATCAAACGGCCTAAGGTTGAATGAACCATTCCATGATTGGGAATGCGAACCTTGATCCTAGCCTGAAGGGATAGTTCTTTATGAAAATATGCCAGCAGCGCTTCATTAATACCGCTCATAATTTTACCTTCACCTAAAGCGCCCGGTTTTTCAATTGTCAAGTAATAGGACCCTAAAACCATATCCTGTGTCGGCACAGCAACCGGTTTGCCGTCTTTCGTCGATAAAATATTATTCGATGAAAGCATCAGCAACCTGGCCTCCGCCTGGGCTTCCGCCGACAAAGGTACATGAACTGCCATCTGGTCACCATCAAAGTCTGCGTTATAAGCAGTACATACAAGGGGATGAATCTTAATAGCCCGTCCTTCGGACAGTACCGGCTCAAAAGCCTGAATGCCCAGCCGGTGAAGCGTCGGCGCGCGATTCAGCAGCACCGGATGTTCTTTAATAACCTCTTCCAAAACATCCCATACTTCCGGGCGTACCCGTTCCACCATCCGCTTAGCGCTCTTAATGTTATGAGCATGACCGGCATTAACCAATTTTTTCATCACAAAAGGCTTAAACAGTTCCAATGCCATTTCCTTCGGCAGTCCGCATTGATGCATCTTGAGTTCAGGACCGACAACGATAACAGAACGACCGGAATAGTCCACCCGTTTTCCCAGCAGATTCTGACGAAACCGTCCCTGCTTGCCTTTCAGCATATCGCTTAAAGACTTCAGTGGACGATTGCCGGGACCGGTAACAGGGCGGCCGCGGCGACCGTTGTCGATCAGCGCGTCCACCGCTTCCTGGAGCATCCGCTTTTCATTGCGGACAATAATGTCAGGCGCGCCTAAATCCAGCAACCGTTTTAGCCGATTGTTACGATTAATAACCCGGCGGTAGAGATCATTTAAGTCGGACGTGGCAAATCTACCGCCGTCCAGTTGAACCATAGGCCGCAATTCCGGCGGAATCACCGGTACGACATCCAGAATCATCCATGAAGGATTATTGCCCGATTTGCGGAAAGCTTCCACGACCTCCAGCCGGCGAATCGCACGAATTTTACGTTGCCCGCTGACTTCTTTCAGTTCCTGACGCAAATCCTTGCTCATCTTTTCGAGTTCCAATTCGTCAAGCAGTTTCTTTACCGCTTCAGCGCCCATGCCCACTTTAAAAGCATTGCTATATTTATCCCGGTATTCCCGGTATTCATTTTCACTGAGCAGCTGTTTCTTCATCAACGGTGTATCGCCGGGATCCAAAACAATATAAGAAGCAAAATAAAGAACCTTTTCTAAAGAGCGGGGCGAGATATCCAGAATAAGCCCCATACGACTAGGAATTCCCTTAAAATACCAAATATGAGATACCGGAGCGGCCAACTCAATATGCCCCATCCGATCGCGCCGCACTTTAGACCGGGTCACTTCTACACCGCAGCGGTCACAAATAATACCTTTGTAACGAATCCGCTTGTATTTACCGCAATGACACTCCCAATCCCGGGTTGGTCCAAAAATCCTTTCACAAAACAAACCGTCCCGTTCCGGTTTTAATGTCCGGTAATTAATAGTTTCCGGTTTTTTTACTTCACCATGGGACCATTTGCGAATCTGCTCCGGCGATGCTAAGCCTATGCGCATTGAATCAAAATTATTTACATCCAACAAAGGGTGAACACTCCCTTCTCCATTACTCGATGTCGTCGTCAATCTCATCTAAAAATTCACGGGGATTGAGTTTTTTATCCTTGGTTTTCAGTTTCTTGGAAAACGCATGATCCGATAGTTCCGCTGCATCATCCTTTTCCGGATCGGCCGCGGTAAGCTTGTCGGAATCAAGTTCGCCAATCTCAGCAATAATATCTAATTCTTCCTCCACCGGTGCGATATCGTCATTGGCCTCAAGTTCATCCACGACATCCGGTTCAAAATCAGCTTGCTTGCGTTCATGGGGCGAAGTATGCCGATTTTCCTCTCCGCCCAAACTAAGCTCCAGTTCTTTCGCTGTTTCGTGAATATCATCATCGGTATCACGAATCATAATTTCCTGGGCATCCTCCGTCAGAACCTTCACATCCAAACCGATACTCTGCAATTCTTTAATTAAAACCTTAAAGGATTCCGGCACGCCCGGTTCCGGTACATTTTCTCCTTTAACTATGGCTTCGTAGGTTTTCACCCGGCCAACCACGTCGTCGGATTTAACTGTTAACAGTTCCTGCAAGGTGTAAGCGGCGCCATAAGCTTCCAGCGCCCAAACCTCCATCTCGCCAAACCGCTGACCCCCGAACTGAGCTTTGCCTCCCAGAGGCTGTTGTGTTACCAAGGAGTACGGGCCGGTAGACCGGGCATGAATTTTATCATCCACTAAATGTGCCAATTTTAACATATATACATAACCGACTGTTACCGGATTATCAAAAGCTTCACCGGTACGACCGTCGTACAGCACCGTTTTGCCGTCCTCAGGCAATCCGGCGGCTTTTAATGTTTGAAAAATTTCTTCTTCATGGGCACC
Protein-coding sequences here:
- the fusA gene encoding elongation factor G, with amino-acid sequence MARKFPLEKTRNIGIMAHIDAGKTTTTERILFYTGRVHKIGEVHDGAATMDWMVQEQERGITITSAATTCQWNGHRINIIDTPGHVDFTVEVERSLRVLDGSVTVFCAKGGVEPQSETVWRQADKYDVPRMAYVNKMDIIGADFYRVVDMMKTRLGANAVPIQLPIGFEDTFIGLVDLIEMKALVYTDDLGKTSEETAIPEDMKEHVETYRQSLLDAVAESDDELMMKYLEGEELTVEEIKTGIRKATIACKMTPVLCGSSYKNKGVQPLLDAVVDFMPAPTDIPAIRGVNPDTGEEKDRHPDDSQPFSALAFKIMADPYVGKLAFFRVYSGQLSSGSYVFNSTKGKRERIGRILQMHANHREEIEVVYTGDIAAAVGLKDTTTGDTLCDEKDPVVLESMVFPDPVISVAVEPKTKADQEKMGIALARLAEEDPTFKMHTDQETGQTIIEGMGELHLEIIVDRMLREFKVECNVGKPQVAYRETIRKTVKAEGKFIRQSGGRGQYGHCWLELTPLEPGEGFTFENKVVGGAIPKEYINPIEAGVKEAMGNGVLAGYPMVDVKVTVYDGSYHDVDSSEMAFKIAGSMGFKAGAVKANPVILEPYMKVEVIIPEEYMGDVIGDLNSRRGRIEGMEARNGAQTIHAFVPLAEMFGYATDLRSKTQGRGNYSMEFAHYDEVPKNLAEAIVTKVKGV
- the rpsG gene encoding 30S ribosomal protein S7, encoding MPRKGPVPKRDVLPDPVYNSKIVTRFINKIMLQGKKGVAENIVYDAFEIVRAKTGKNPIEVFEAAMKNVMPVLEVRARRVGGANYQVPIEVRPDRKLSLGIRWLVNYSRLRGEKTMHERLAAELLDAANNTGAAVKKREDTHKMAEANKAFAHYRW
- the rpsL gene encoding 30S ribosomal protein S12 — encoded protein: MPTISQLVRKSREAIEKKSTAPALKECPQKRGVCTRVYTTTPKKPNSALRKVARVRLTNSIEVTAYIPGIGHNLQEHSVVLIRGGRVKDLPGVRYHIIRGALDTAGVQKRNQGRSKYGTKRAKK
- a CDS encoding ribosomal L7Ae/L30e/S12e/Gadd45 family protein, which encodes MSFETLKTTKKVIGVKQTTKAVEKELAAVVYVADDADCRVTQPLIELCERKGTRMEKVPTMAELGKACAIEVGAAAVAALK
- the rpoC gene encoding DNA-directed RNA polymerase subunit beta', which encodes MLDVNNFDSMRIGLASPEQIRKWSHGEVKKPETINYRTLKPERDGLFCERIFGPTRDWECHCGKYKRIRYKGIICDRCGVEVTRSKVRRDRMGHIELAAPVSHIWYFKGIPSRMGLILDISPRSLEKVLYFASYIVLDPGDTPLMKKQLLSENEYREYRDKYSNAFKVGMGAEAVKKLLDELELEKMSKDLRQELKEVSGQRKIRAIRRLEVVEAFRKSGNNPSWMILDVVPVIPPELRPMVQLDGGRFATSDLNDLYRRVINRNNRLKRLLDLGAPDIIVRNEKRMLQEAVDALIDNGRRGRPVTGPGNRPLKSLSDMLKGKQGRFRQNLLGKRVDYSGRSVIVVGPELKMHQCGLPKEMALELFKPFVMKKLVNAGHAHNIKSAKRMVERVRPEVWDVLEEVIKEHPVLLNRAPTLHRLGIQAFEPVLSEGRAIKIHPLVCTAYNADFDGDQMAVHVPLSAEAQAEARLLMLSSNNILSTKDGKPVAVPTQDMVLGSYYLTIEKPGALGEGKIMSGINEALLAYFHKELSLQARIKVRIPNHGMVHSTLGRLIFNEQLPEEVRYYYQKEDGLHLGILMDKKQLGKLVANSYAKFGSSKTANVLDSVKKLGYSFACRAGVTVAIADIKIPPQKKEILAETDRQVDDIDRKYRRGLITDDERYKKVIELWTKATDDVTKAMMNNLDRFNPVYMMANSGARGNIQQIRQLAGMRGLMADPSGRIIDLPIKANFREGLTVLEYFISTHGARKGLADTALRTADSGYLTRRLVDVAQDVIVREEDCDVVGINLVRERAKLAQSSAGAIDFLGDTLLGRVLAQDVFDPKTADLIVPQDATLDEKTLRLIGEHGVPEITLRGLSTPTEEDVNIAATSETITLGEPEEKVRRTLKESMIREMLGKNTTIAIKNSKDEEIVPANTPLTEEHIEQILASDVREVKVRNNNIKGITVSAITEGNGMIEELKDRIVGRVAAEDITDPKTGEIIVPLNGEITEELADKVVAVRDKVSIRSVLTCKSQYGVCIKCYGRNLATGHQVDVGEAVGIIAAQSIGEPGTQLTMRTFHTGGVAGDDITQGLPRVEELFEARKPKRQSIITEVEGKVEVRDVKGARKVTILPSSGEERVYPIPYGARIIVKDDQMVEPGDRLTEGSVNPHDILRVCGLKDTQRYLVYEVQKVYKSQGVEINDKHIEVMVRQMMHKVKIEEPGDTELLPGEYIDVNTFETENAKTVEAGGEPAVARPILLGITKASLATDSFLSAASFQETTRVLTEAAIKGKVDPLLGLKENVIIGKLVPAGTGMSRYRNIKITHPPSGQPTAE